The nucleotide window ACGCGCAGCTCTTCGGGCAGCTGCATCCGCCGCCAGCGGTTACGCAGGGCAATGGCGACGGCGCGCTTGGCATCGTCCTGGCCGATGATGTGGCGGTTGAGTTCGTGGACGATTTCGCGGGGAGTCATGGACATAGTAGTTGGCGGTCCTCAAGCAAGAATGAGCCGGGGTACGGGCTTCATTCCGCGAGATCCTGCTCCTCAATGGTTTGGGTGTGGTTGGTGAAGACACAGATGTCGGCGGCGATGCCCAGGGCGGTCTCGACGATTTCACGGGCCGACAGATCGGTCTTTTTCAGCAGTGCACTGGCGGCGGCCTGGGCGTACGCGCCCCCGGATCCCATGGCGATCAGGCCGTCTTCGGGCTCAACCACATCGCCGTTGCCGGTGATGATCAGCGAGGCGTCCTTGTTGGCGACCGCGAGCATGGCTTCGAGGCGGCTGAGGGAACGGTCGGTGCGCCACTCCTTGGCCAGTTCCACGGCGGCCCGGATCAGATGGCCCTGGTGTTTTTCCAACTGGCCTTCGAAACGTTCGAACAGGGTAAAAGCGTCGGCGGTAGCCCCGGCGAAGCCGGCGATGACCTGGCCGTGATACAGGCGGCGGACTTTCTTCGCATTGCCTTTCATCACGGTGTTGCCCAGTGAAACCTGGCCGTCGCCGCCCATGACGACTTTGCCGTGACGGCGGACTGAAACGATGGTGGTCAAGGGAAGAGTCTCCACGCAGCGGGGCGAAAATGCCCGGATGAAAACTCATATGGGGGTGGCGTGGGTTTTTTCAACTGCGGGGGGGCGATGGTGACAAGCGGTGCGCTTTGCCTGTGGGAGCAAGGCTTGCCCGCGATGAAGTCAACGCGGTTTGCCTTGGGCGCGCAGGCGTCTGCGTCGCGGGCAAGCCTTGCTCCCACAGAGATCCGGTGCCTGTGCGTTCAGCGGCTCTGGCGTTGTTGTAACAACAGGTTGCTGAAGCCGCTGCTGGCCAGTTGTTTCTGCGCCTTGGTCAGCTCCTCGCGGTTGCTGAACGGGCCGACCATGACCCGGTACCAGGTTTCGTCCTTCACGGTCCCGGACTCAACCGACACGGACTGGCCCTGCAGGATGATCTGCGCCCGGACCTTGTCGGCGTCGGCTTCCTTGCGGAACGAGCCGGCCTGCAGGAAGAACTTCGTCACCGGCGCGGCTTTCTGCACCGGTGGCGCCGGCGGCGGCGTGATCCCGGCCAGAGCGGCCTGGGCGCGGGCGGTGTCGATCTTCGCGGCTTCGGCCGGCGTGACCGGGGTGGCGGGCACTTGTGGCGTCGGCAGGGTCTTTTCCGGTACCGCATCGGGCGGCACGATGACTTCCGATTCCGGCAGCAGGGTGTAGAAGTCGTATTTCGGCTTCACCGGTTGCGTCGGGCTCGGCGGGGTCTTGTTGGCCTCGGCGATGCGCGTGGCCTTCTGCTGTTCCTGG belongs to Pseudomonas sp. B21-028 and includes:
- the hslV gene encoding ATP-dependent protease subunit HslV, whose translation is MTTIVSVRRHGKVVMGGDGQVSLGNTVMKGNAKKVRRLYHGQVIAGFAGATADAFTLFERFEGQLEKHQGHLIRAAVELAKEWRTDRSLSRLEAMLAVANKDASLIITGNGDVVEPEDGLIAMGSGGAYAQAAASALLKKTDLSAREIVETALGIAADICVFTNHTQTIEEQDLAE
- a CDS encoding SPOR domain-containing protein; protein product: MAAKKKPAPKRGASRYQPPAKKPIPGWLWMAIGLSVGAFIVFLMKLEPGQGDDVKRVRQEQQKATRIAEANKTPPSPTQPVKPKYDFYTLLPESEVIVPPDAVPEKTLPTPQVPATPVTPAEAAKIDTARAQAALAGITPPPAPPVQKAAPVTKFFLQAGSFRKEADADKVRAQIILQGQSVSVESGTVKDETWYRVMVGPFSNREELTKAQKQLASSGFSNLLLQQRQSR